From a single Canis aureus isolate CA01 chromosome 5, VMU_Caureus_v.1.0, whole genome shotgun sequence genomic region:
- the LOC144314924 gene encoding uncharacterized protein LOC144314924: MVPPFTSPFLKIRGAPSAGRVDPAGARPQPRPRPPLFRALCAAPHSAGFTCLGPGSFFVPRRTGTPRGGWAVGPPRALAGERGAAGPSPVLSPGAVTLVPRGRRFGPRRDSASQSDWAPGEPGWPQESTLGHSPGQRAPSPEPRHVGPGLASRPRPPPPLRFSLEAGRSPRRGLRVIPGAQASCAVPSWSCPAVVTLCHSRRGQASGAGSAPVPRSQDFASTQTIPGRPGPGRASWESAPGLFPGSSGRRSRETEWPSGGRGSGEDQALPLGLGDQGTSRCCQGPRFSAGLGTAGWPCPSQLQADPGSSPCSRPAGRCWIPWKPEEPEPPRRPATSWDRSSRAALGDGQCRHHLCHPRPRPGAPGLHPTPVRASDRHLEAEGQASPRTAR, from the coding sequence ATGGTCCCCCCCTTTACAAGTCCCTTCCTGAAAATCAGGGGAGCCCCCTCCGCCGGACGAGTCGACCCTGCAGGGGCCCGTCCCCAACCTCGACCCCGACCGCCGTTGTTTCGTGCCCTCTGCGCCGCCCCCCACTCGGCAGGCTTCACGTGCTTGGGACCCGGCTCCTTTTTTGTTCCCCGTCGGACTGGGACACCCCGGGGGGGCTGGGCTGTCGGCCCCCCAAGGGCTCTCGCCGGGGAACGGGGTGCGGCCGGGCCGAGCCCTGTGCTCAGCCCAGGAGCTGTTACCCTGGTCCCTCGAGGCCGTCGGTTTGGCCCGAGGAGAGACTCCGCTTCTCAGAGCGATTGGGCCCCCGGGGAGCCGGGGTGGCCCCAGGAGTCAACCCTGGGCCACTCGCCAGGCCAGAGAGCCCCGTCCCCGGAGCCCCGCCACGTGGGCCCGGGTCTGGCCTCCCGGCCTCGGCCCCCACCTCCACTCCGGTTCTCCTTGGAGGCGGGCAGGAGCCCGCGGCGCGGCCTCCGGGTCATTCCCGGGGCCCAGGCCTCCTGCGCGGTCCCGTCCTGGTCCTGCCCCGCGGTGGTCACACTGTGTCACTCCCGGCGGGGTCAGGCGTCAGGCGCGGGATCAGCTCCCGTCCCTCGTTCCCAGGACTTTGCAAGCACCCAGACCATCCCGGGACGGCCGGGACCCGGAAGGGCCTCCTGGGAATCTGCCCCAGGCCTTTTCCCTGGTTCCTCTGGGAGGAGATCCCGAGAGACCGAGTGGCCCAGCGGAGGGCGGGGATCGGGGGAGGACCaggccctgcccctggggctcggGGACCAGGGCACGTCCCGCTGCTGCCAAGGGCCTCGGTTCTCAGCGGGCCTGGGGACGGCTGGCTGGCCCTGTCCCTCCCAGCTCCAGGCGGACCCCGGATCCTCGCCGTGCTCCCGCCCTGCAGGCCGATGCTGGATTCCGTGGAAGCCTGAGGAACCCGAGCCCCCGAGGCGGCCGGCGACCAGCTGGGACCGCAGTAGTCGGGCTGCACTCGGGGACGGCCAGTGTCGCCACCACTTgtgccacccccgcccccgcccaggtgCGCCCGGCCTGCACCCCACTCCTGTGCGAGCCAGTGACAGGCACCTGGAAGCCGAGGGGCAGGCCAGCCCACGGACAGCACGGTGA
- the LOC144313276 gene encoding uncharacterized protein LOC144313276 — protein sequence MTDGPGGKVTVSGAAVARAGGAGGAGAFQRSSAHKLGELARPAQPQVRTRHPVPALTRDPHPEWPTQHLPWVGPETAAAPGAWKKCSAPAAGKGARRPRGEGAGRCRGSLSAGRCRSDPLHAEHGAAAGATGPVTAEDRVRTRWPDKGPSAAGAASGDSWGGDTGARESQGRAPRRSRPREGSLRGEAEGGRQHRGHDPRLAFGCPGARPLVWSSLRASRLPPGTAPGTAPAPGPRPRGSEQPRAGAPGREQLRPPGWARARPPQDARSSRPPCRGRDGGRGSRRGVTGRGLRSCGEMPPAGARTPVALVAPAHHGHRVSGTPAPGSHLLRHRTRGHPSRPTRVSGSGPITERTWSRGRVPKGGARRRRCPRSLRAAAPGLRPRGGGQGVAGPQRPDREVGQVRAGGEFALLPRP from the exons ATGACAGATGGCCCCGGAGGAAAGGTCACCGTCTCCGGAGCAGCAGttgcgcgggcgggcggggcgggcggggcgggcgccttCCAGCGCTCCTCGGCCCAC AAACTTGGGGAGCTGGCCCGGCCCGCCCAGCCTCAAGTTCGAACTCGGCACCCCGTGCCCGCCCTCACCCGAGACCCCCACCCTGAGTGGCCGACCCAACACCTGCCCTGGGTGGGGCCGGAGACTGCTGCG GCACCTGGTGCCTGGAAGAAATGCTCAGCCCCAGCAGCAGGTAAGGGGGCCAGGAGACCCCGGGGCGAGGGGGCAGGACGGTGCCGGGGCTCGCTGTCCGCGGGCAGGTGCAGGAGCGACCCCCTGCATGCGGAGCACGGGGCTGCGGCCGGGGCCACAGGACCTGTGACAGCCGAGGACAGAGTACGCACCCGGTGGCCGGACAAGGGCCCATCAGCGGCCGGGGCGGCCAGCGGGGACTCCTGGGGAGGTGACACAGGAGCCAGGGAGAGCCAGGGCAGGGCCCCGAGGAGGAGCCGCCCGCGTGAAGGGAGCCTGCGGGGTGAGGCAGAGGGCGGGCGGCAGCACCGAGGCCACGACCCTCGGTTGGCCTTTGGCTGTCCTGGTGCCCGTCCCCTCGTCTGGTCGTCGCTCCGGGCGTCTCGCCTGCCGCCAGGGACCGCACCAGGGACCGCGCCGGCCCCAGGACCTCGGCCACGAGGCAGTGAGCAGCCCCGGGCGGGGGCGCCTGGGAGGGAGCAGTTGCGGCCTCCGGGCTGGGCACGGGCCCGCCCCCCGCAGGACGCCCGGAGCTCGCGGCCACCTTGCCGAGGACGGGACGGAGGAAGAGGAAGCCGCCGGGGGGTCACTGGCCGGGGGCTCCGCTCCTGCGGGGAGATGCCGCCCGCGGGGGCGCGGACACCGGTGGCTCTGGTCGCCCCTGCCCATCACGGCCACCGCGTCTCCGGGACGCCGGCCCCTGGAAGCCACCTGCTCCGCCACCGGACCCGGGGCCATCCTTCCCGGCCGACAAGGGTGTCTGGTTCCGGGCCCATAACGGAGAGGACCTGGTCCCGGGGTCGTGTTCCCAAGGGGGGAGCTCGGCGGCGCAGATGTCCCCGTTCCCTCCGAGCTGCTGCTCCTGGGCTCAGGCCCCGAGGCGGTGGACAGGGCGTGGCGGGTCCCCAGCGGCCCGACAGGGAGGTGGGCCAGGTGCGCGCAGGGGGCGAGTTTGCTCTCCTGCCGAGACCCTGA